The Herbaspirillum sp. DW155 genomic interval CAGCAGGCAGGTCAGGTAGAAGGTGCCCATCAGCTTGGCCAGCGAGAACAGCGAACCGACGCCGTACTTGCCGATGGTGAAGGACATCGCACCGAAGGCACCGATCGGGGCCACCTTCATGATCGCGCCCACCACCGAGAACAGCACGTGCGAGATCTTTTCGATGAAGTCGAACACCAGCGTGCCGCGGCCGCCGAACTTGTGCAGCGCGAAGCCGAACAGCACCGCCACCAGCAGCACCTGCAGCACGTCACCCTTGGCAAAGGCATCGAACATGCTGCTGGGGATGATGCTGAGCACGAAGTCGGTGACCGAACCCAGCTTGCCGGGCGCGGTGTAGGCCGCGATGCTCTTGGTATCCAGCGAAGCCGGATCGACATTCATGCCCACGCCCGGTTGCAGGAAGTTCACCAGCAACAGGCCGATGATGAGGGCCACGGTACTGACGATTTCGAAATACAGCAGGGCCAGGCCGCCGGTCTTGCCGACCTTCTTCATGTCTTCCATGCCGGCAATGCCGATGACGACGGTACAGAAGATCACCGGGGCGATGATCATCTTGATCAACTTGACGAAGCCATCGCCCAGCGGCTTCATGGCTTCACCCGTGGACGGGTAGAAATGGCCCAGCGCGATACCGATCACGATGGCACACAGGACCTGGAAATACAAAGATTTGTAAAGGGGCGGTTTTTGCGCCGACATAGTGCTTTCTCCTTGAAACATCGATTACTGGCCGGTCCGTGGAGACCTGCCGCCTGCCGTGGTCGGATCGCCGTCCGTTCTGGCGGGTGTTTATTGTTTGTCCGGGAGAACTCCCCCTCCCCGGTTCGGCCGCAAGTATCTCGCAGTCACTTCGGGGCGGGTATTGTGGGAAACCACATAGCGTCACTAAAGAGGGGCGCAAACTGCTTTATTCTTCATTCTGCATTGCAACAATATTCGCTATAGTCTGTGCGGAACTGAACGGAACCCTCTTTTTCCGTACCCGGTCGGCACTCATAAGGAAAACACTGTGCAACGAAAACTGACGGTCACCGCCCGTCTGGCCATTCTGGTGGCGGTACTGTGCGGCAGCGTGCTGCTGCTCGCCTGGCGCGACATCCAGGGCATGGCTTCCAGCAACGACAAGCTGCGCCACGTCTATGAAGACCACACCATGGCGCTGATCCACATCGCCCGGGTACGCGACGCTCTTTACCTGAACCGCGACGTCATGGGCCGGGCCCTGATGCTGGCCAACGTGGCACCGGCACCGGGCGACGAGCGCACCGTAGACGAGCGCATCAAGCCTTTCCTGGAACGCATTCCGGCGCTGGATGCCAGCTTCGAACAGGGCTGGCAAGCCTATCTGGCCACGCGCATGATGCCCGAGGAACAGACGGCGGCGCTGCGTTTCCAGGAAAGCTGGCACCGTTACCTCAGCCAGCGCGTGCACGTGGTGGAACTGATACGCAGTGGCGATCCCCTGCAGGCCAATCGTCGCTGGACAGCGCTGACCACCCAGCTGGCCGACCTGGCCACGCAGCTGTCCGCGCTGGGCCAGCTGCAGGAAAGCTTTACCCGCGCGTCCTATGAAGAAGCGCGCGCCGACTACCGGCAACTGCGCAGCCACAACCTCGAGATCGCCGGCCTGACCCTGGCCATTGGCATCACCATTGCGCTCTGGATCATCCTGAGCCTGCGCCGCCAGTTGGGAGGCGAACCTGACTATGCCGCCCACATCGTGCAGCAGATCGCCGAGGGCAACCTGGGCGTCACGGTGAAACTGCGCCGCAACGACCGCGCCAGCCTGCTCTATGCCATGCACGGCATGCGCGAACGGCTCACCGACATCATGCGCAACGTGACCCAATCGACCCAGGCGCTGGGCGCCTCCTCCCGCCAGCTCAATGACACGGCGCAAGACCTGGCCGGCGCCTCCAGCGAACAGGCGGCCGCCGTCGAGGAAGTCCACACCGCCATCAGCAACATCAGCCTGGCCATCCAGCAGACCGGCGAACATGCGCGCCGCACCGACCAGATCGCCCTGACGGCGGCGGCCGATGCCGACCAGAGCGGCGCGGCAGTGCAGAGCACGGTAGTGGCCATGCGGGGCATCGCGCGCCAGGTTGGCGTGATCGACGATATTGCCTACCAGACCAATCTGCTGGCGTTGAATGCCGCCATCGAAGCAGCGCGCGCCGGAGAACACGGGCGCGGCTTTTCGGTGGTGGCGGCAGAAATCCGCAAGCTGGCCGAACGCAGCCAGAGCAGCGCCCATGAAATCAGCGTGATTGCGCAGCAAAGCGTGGAGATGGCCGAACAGACCAGCCAGCGCCTGGCCGCAGGCACCCTGCAGGGCATTCGCGAAGCTTCACAGCAGATCAACCAGATCACGCTGTCAGCGCACATGCAGGAGGAAGGCGTACAGGAAATCGGCGCGGCCGTGGCGAAGCTCAATGAAACCACCCAGCGCAATGCTGCCACCTCAGAGGAACTGGCCAGCACCGCCGAAGCGATGGCCGAGCGGGCGCGCGAACTGAGCGCGCAGCTGTGCTACTTCCGGCTGGAAGAAGATGGCCCTGCCCGGCCTGCCTGAACCTCGGCTCAGAGACGGGCGCGCATGGTGATGTGGGGGATACCGGCTTCCATGAATTCTTCTCCCTCGCGGGCGAAGCCGTAGCGCTGGTAGAAGCCCTCGGCATGCACCTGGGCATTGAGAATGACCTCGGCATCGCCGCGCGCGCGGGCCGCTGCGATGAGCGCCTGCAGCACCGCCCCGCCTACGCCCTTGCCGCGTCCGGCCTGGCGCACCGCCATGCGGCCGATGTGGCCATCGGGCAGCAGCCGGCCGGTGGC includes:
- a CDS encoding dicarboxylate/amino acid:cation symporter; amino-acid sequence: MSAQKPPLYKSLYFQVLCAIVIGIALGHFYPSTGEAMKPLGDGFVKLIKMIIAPVIFCTVVIGIAGMEDMKKVGKTGGLALLYFEIVSTVALIIGLLLVNFLQPGVGMNVDPASLDTKSIAAYTAPGKLGSVTDFVLSIIPSSMFDAFAKGDVLQVLLVAVLFGFALHKFGGRGTLVFDFIEKISHVLFSVVGAIMKVAPIGAFGAMSFTIGKYGVGSLFSLAKLMGTFYLTCLLFIFVVLGIITRLHGFSIWKFVKYIKEELLIVLGTSSSESVLPRMLAKMENAGAKKTVVGLVIPTGYSFNLDGTAIYLTMAAVFIAQATNTPMTFVQELTLLGVLLLTSKGAAGITGSGFIVLAATLSAVGHVPVAGLALILGIDRFMSEARALTNTIGNGVATLVVAKWSGELDSERLTKVLNNETVEDAQAPEAILDRTEAKMHH
- a CDS encoding methyl-accepting chemotaxis protein, which gives rise to MQRKLTVTARLAILVAVLCGSVLLLAWRDIQGMASSNDKLRHVYEDHTMALIHIARVRDALYLNRDVMGRALMLANVAPAPGDERTVDERIKPFLERIPALDASFEQGWQAYLATRMMPEEQTAALRFQESWHRYLSQRVHVVELIRSGDPLQANRRWTALTTQLADLATQLSALGQLQESFTRASYEEARADYRQLRSHNLEIAGLTLAIGITIALWIILSLRRQLGGEPDYAAHIVQQIAEGNLGVTVKLRRNDRASLLYAMHGMRERLTDIMRNVTQSTQALGASSRQLNDTAQDLAGASSEQAAAVEEVHTAISNISLAIQQTGEHARRTDQIALTAAADADQSGAAVQSTVVAMRGIARQVGVIDDIAYQTNLLALNAAIEAARAGEHGRGFSVVAAEIRKLAERSQSSAHEISVIAQQSVEMAEQTSQRLAAGTLQGIREASQQINQITLSAHMQEEGVQEIGAAVAKLNETTQRNAATSEELASTAEAMAERARELSAQLCYFRLEEDGPARPA
- a CDS encoding GNAT family N-acetyltransferase, with product MKIITGSWEQLRAQAQPIRFEVFVDEQKVPAEIELDDMDPHCVHAIAYDDAGQPLATGRLLPDGHIGRMAVRQAGRGKGVGGAVLQALIAAARARGDAEVILNAQVHAEGFYQRYGFAREGEEFMEAGIPHITMRARL